The following proteins come from a genomic window of Paenibacillus sp. CAA11:
- a CDS encoding flagellar protein FlgN, producing the protein MSFRQIIDSLKQLTELHKELIHLGEEKKQVVIVNDIASLQGILHRETKVLRKIAEADEYRVKASNNFLKEKGIRSALKLNVTELSRLVFDTNEKAELLEQQRELSDVLLALKELNAMNKELTEQSISFIDYSLNLIVSHPDDSLLYQNPAKAKQDVPNRSYFDTKA; encoded by the coding sequence GTGAGCTTCCGACAAATTATTGATTCACTGAAGCAGTTGACAGAGTTGCACAAAGAGTTGATTCATCTTGGTGAAGAAAAGAAACAGGTCGTCATTGTTAATGATATAGCTAGTTTACAAGGTATATTGCATCGAGAAACTAAAGTACTTAGAAAAATTGCCGAAGCTGATGAGTACAGAGTAAAGGCTTCTAATAACTTTTTAAAAGAAAAGGGAATACGCTCAGCTTTAAAGCTTAATGTCACAGAGTTAAGTAGACTGGTTTTTGACACGAACGAGAAAGCGGAGCTCCTGGAACAACAGAGAGAATTATCGGATGTATTGCTCGCTCTCAAGGAATTGAACGCGATGAATAAAGAGCTGACAGAACAATCCATTTCCTTTATAGATTATTCTTTGAATTTAATTGTTAGTCATCCTGATGACAGCTTGCTATATCAAAATCCGGCTAAAGCCAAGCAAGATGTTCCAAATCGAAGCTATTTTGACACAAAGGCATAG
- a CDS encoding flagellar biosynthesis anti-sigma factor FlgM, whose translation MRINETNRIGAINSYQRTNENNQAEEKKSRRKDEVSISREGMQMLQETNNTDRAQRISELKRQVSTGTYHVETGKLVEKLAPYFRSMVSDASEDNK comes from the coding sequence ATGAGAATTAACGAGACCAACCGCATTGGAGCGATAAATTCTTATCAACGTACTAATGAGAACAATCAAGCGGAGGAGAAGAAGAGCCGCCGTAAAGATGAAGTATCCATTTCTCGGGAAGGCATGCAAATGCTTCAAGAAACAAATAACACTGATCGCGCTCAGCGTATATCCGAACTGAAAAGACAGGTGTCTACAGGCACTTACCATGTGGAGACTGGAAAGCTGGTTGAGAAGCTTGCTCCCTACTTCCGATCGATGGTATCGGATGCCTCGGAGGATAATAAGTGA
- a CDS encoding sensor histidine kinase, producing MDFQADAIDRVIKNAINVMTDSKLQMIEILDSARNELKTLNTELQQVMKETAETVEKVDQLELNYRRSRIRLTEVSRDFVRYKEEDIKQAYERATQLQLDLLIYREKEMYLKARRDELQKRARNVEKSVERAETIGTQMNVVLEYLSGELGQVTRILESAKNRQLIGLKIILAQEEERKRISREIHDGPAQLLANMVLRTEIVERMLIKQDFKMVQDEIVDLKAQVRSSLEEMRKVIFNLRPMALDDLGLIPTLRKYVHDYEEKTKIRATFETRGKEQRLSSAMEAAIFRLVQEALSNAVKHAYPTFVGVVITYQAQMIQIVVQDNGLGFNVELLEAKTKEHSHFGLIGMRERVELLDGRMEIESAENQGTKIVIHIPTNVEKRKEQ from the coding sequence GTGGATTTTCAAGCCGATGCCATAGACCGCGTCATAAAGAATGCCATCAATGTCATGACAGACAGCAAACTACAAATGATCGAAATCCTGGACTCCGCCCGCAATGAGCTCAAAACGCTTAATACGGAGCTGCAGCAGGTGATGAAGGAAACCGCTGAGACGGTGGAGAAGGTCGATCAACTGGAATTAAATTACAGACGTTCCCGTATCCGGCTGACAGAAGTCAGCCGGGATTTTGTGCGTTATAAGGAAGAGGACATTAAGCAGGCTTACGAGCGAGCGACACAGCTTCAACTGGACCTGCTTATTTACCGTGAGAAGGAAATGTACCTGAAAGCGCGCCGGGATGAGCTGCAGAAGCGTGCTCGTAATGTCGAAAAATCGGTGGAACGTGCAGAAACAATCGGTACACAGATGAATGTTGTGCTAGAATATTTGTCTGGAGAACTAGGACAAGTGACCCGTATTTTGGAGTCTGCGAAGAACCGTCAGCTGATTGGATTGAAGATTATTTTGGCTCAGGAAGAGGAGCGGAAGCGGATTTCCAGGGAAATCCATGATGGTCCTGCCCAACTTCTTGCTAATATGGTTCTTAGGACGGAAATTGTAGAAAGGATGTTAATTAAGCAGGATTTCAAGATGGTCCAAGACGAAATAGTAGACTTGAAAGCTCAGGTAAGGTCGAGTCTTGAGGAGATGCGCAAGGTTATATTCAATCTACGGCCTATGGCGCTTGATGACTTGGGTCTGATACCGACACTTCGCAAATACGTTCATGACTACGAAGAGAAGACCAAGATTCGTGCGACCTTTGAGACGAGGGGTAAGGAACAACGGCTGTCCTCTGCAATGGAAGCAGCGATATTCCGTCTTGTGCAGGAGGCGCTGTCCAATGCAGTGAAGCATGCGTATCCTACGTTCGTCGGTGTGGTAATTACGTATCAGGCACAAATGATTCAGATCGTCGTGCAGGATAATGGGCTTGGATTTAATGTAGAGCTTCTGGAGGCAAAGACGAAAGAGCATTCCCATTTCGGTTTGATCGGTATGCGGGAAAGAGTCGAATTGCTAGACGGCAGAATGGAGATCGAGTCGGCCGAGAACCAGGGGACAAAAATCGTTATCCACATCCCGACAAACGTAGAGAAGAGAAAGGAGCAATAG
- a CDS encoding response regulator, giving the protein MDHVNSSNRAIKVLLADDHQLFREGLKRILNMEEDIEVVGECSDGSQVLDCCNRYEPEIVLMDINMPVLNGVDATKELREIKPDIKVIILSIHDDESYVFETLRKGATGYLLKDMEAESLINAIRSVAEGHAFIHPKVTGKLIQQLRRMEYLNETGAIAEDGSIREAGVKFVAGDDNPLTRREAEVLRLMAEGRSNKMIGEHLFISEKTVKNHVSSILQKMEVDDRTQAVINAIKFGWVRL; this is encoded by the coding sequence ATGGATCACGTAAATTCCAGTAATCGAGCAATCAAAGTTCTCTTGGCTGATGATCACCAGCTGTTTCGGGAGGGACTGAAGCGAATTCTAAATATGGAGGAAGATATCGAGGTTGTAGGTGAATGCAGTGACGGTTCACAGGTGCTGGACTGCTGCAACAGGTATGAACCCGAAATCGTTCTTATGGATATCAATATGCCGGTGCTGAATGGCGTTGATGCAACTAAGGAACTACGCGAGATCAAGCCGGATATCAAGGTGATTATTCTCTCCATACATGATGATGAGAGCTATGTGTTTGAGACCCTGCGCAAGGGAGCGACAGGTTATCTTCTTAAAGACATGGAAGCTGAATCCCTGATTAACGCGATTCGGTCCGTAGCCGAAGGACATGCCTTTATTCACCCTAAAGTGACCGGCAAGCTGATTCAGCAGCTGCGCCGTATGGAATATTTGAATGAAACCGGTGCAATCGCGGAGGATGGCTCCATTCGTGAGGCAGGCGTTAAGTTTGTAGCCGGCGATGATAATCCGCTGACCCGCCGCGAGGCTGAGGTGCTCCGATTGATGGCAGAAGGCCGCAGTAACAAAATGATTGGCGAGCATCTGTTCATCAGTGAGAAGACGGTTAAAAACCATGTCAGCAGTATTCTTCAAAAGATGGAAGTAGATGATCGTACTCAGGCCGTAATTAATGCGATTAAATTTGGCTGGGTAAGACTTTAA
- a CDS encoding TIGR03826 family flagellar region protein: MNLDNCPRCGKLYAKNFKELCGNCIKDIELEYEKCKKYLRDQKGATIVELSEATEVSVKQITKFIKEGRISIANNPNMMYPCEVCGVLIREGTMCDGCRTRLTRELLAASQEDDGHRKKDASSNTYGAVDKFRRD, translated from the coding sequence ATGAATTTAGATAATTGTCCTCGCTGCGGTAAACTATATGCCAAAAACTTTAAAGAGCTGTGTGGAAATTGCATTAAGGATATAGAGCTGGAATATGAGAAGTGTAAGAAATACCTGCGTGATCAAAAGGGCGCGACTATTGTCGAGCTATCGGAAGCTACCGAAGTATCAGTAAAGCAAATTACAAAGTTCATCAAGGAAGGCCGGATTTCCATCGCAAACAATCCGAATATGATGTATCCTTGTGAAGTTTGCGGGGTGCTCATTCGGGAGGGGACAATGTGTGATGGCTGCCGCACGAGACTCACTCGTGAATTATTAGCGGCTTCGCAGGAAGATGACGGACATAGGAAGAAAGACGCTTCTTCTAATACCTATGGGGCGGTCGATAAATTCCGCAGAGATTAA
- a CDS encoding stalk domain-containing protein yields MKDEYGYGSKPRKSWGSKGRKLAIVTLAGLIWIGPALGETPIFGGTAIVHAASSKKLSEEIITSGAKLLKYQYTTTRSGKSVKVLADVIRIDLDNPYVKLDVMTGKGGKVTTRQSVEGMAKETGAVAGVNADFFNTSGQGVAMGASVASGILLTSPNQLKGMYAFYVTKDGKPAIDRFTFEGSVKAEDGSTFPLAGMNKEAYKTEPDGTASHYNAMYIYTSAWASTSRPKDGSTTPTEILVRNGVVEQISAKSAISGPVPEDGYILRAHGTAANYALTHLSVGQHVNADYQLRTVSGGKLVDPASLQMMVGGHTLLVNDGKPSSFTRSTSGISGGSAVARTAIGYSQDGRYAYLITAQDNSSSSGMKLTELQNFMTSIGVWKGLDLDGGGSTTMVTRPLGETEADLTFTTSNGGTVQRQVVNGVGVYTTAPQGQVKGLTVNGTDTLVMGQEAKYSLKGYDTYYNPIDTSTLQPTWKSSNGNVVWTGSAFKAVKPGTAQITAVSGQATATKKVTVLGADSISTLSLGAQTGSLKQGSTVTITPSVKLKDGRTVNISASALKWEFIGIKGSVQNGVLTVQSVNSGVKTGYAIARYDGFSAPIMFTAAGEQSWEDFENVNYGITFTPSPAEVTGKVQLTTDNAAHKKVLKIDYDLTAGTGNKYAYAQLNGTTGRSIPAGATAMSIDVKGDQSLNWARAEFEVNGKTVYVDLARPINFSGWKTVDIDLSSYGITTGAKLKRLYIVNVDEGRDERSMTGSVAFDNIRFTVPSGGGLSLPSANVQMVVGQKSVTVNGQKRAVEVAPVVRNETTYVPIRYVLDYFGGQTGWSAADQRIMALRGSVLLELTVGSKDYVYNGKRKTAEVTPLILQNRTLVPLRLVSEQLGISVKWEQKTKAITLQS; encoded by the coding sequence ATGAAGGATGAGTACGGATACGGCAGTAAGCCGAGAAAGAGCTGGGGAAGCAAAGGGAGAAAACTCGCGATTGTGACACTCGCAGGATTAATATGGATCGGGCCTGCGCTTGGTGAGACGCCTATTTTTGGCGGAACCGCAATCGTGCATGCAGCCTCAAGCAAGAAACTGTCTGAAGAGATCATTACGTCAGGAGCTAAGCTCCTTAAGTATCAATATACAACAACTCGTTCGGGCAAATCGGTCAAGGTACTGGCTGATGTGATACGGATTGATTTGGACAACCCTTATGTCAAGCTTGATGTCATGACAGGCAAAGGCGGCAAGGTAACCACGCGCCAGTCCGTGGAAGGCATGGCTAAGGAGACGGGAGCGGTAGCCGGGGTGAATGCGGACTTCTTCAACACCAGCGGCCAGGGGGTAGCCATGGGCGCTTCAGTCGCGAGCGGGATCCTGCTAACCAGCCCTAACCAGCTGAAGGGGATGTATGCATTCTATGTGACGAAGGACGGCAAGCCGGCCATTGACCGCTTCACATTTGAGGGCAGCGTAAAGGCCGAGGACGGCTCCACGTTCCCGCTGGCGGGAATGAACAAGGAAGCCTACAAGACCGAGCCTGACGGCACGGCCAGCCATTATAACGCGATGTATATCTATACCAGTGCATGGGCATCTACCAGCCGTCCGAAGGACGGATCTACCACGCCGACGGAAATTCTGGTGCGCAACGGTGTTGTGGAGCAAATTTCCGCTAAGTCCGCGATTTCAGGACCGGTACCGGAGGATGGGTATATCCTGCGGGCTCATGGTACGGCAGCGAACTATGCTCTGACCCATCTGTCGGTAGGCCAGCATGTGAATGCGGATTATCAGCTGCGTACGGTTTCCGGCGGGAAGCTGGTAGACCCGGCAAGCCTGCAAATGATGGTAGGCGGCCATACCTTGCTTGTGAATGACGGCAAGCCATCCTCCTTTACGCGTTCCACCAGCGGAATCAGCGGAGGCAGTGCGGTGGCGCGGACAGCCATCGGCTATTCCCAGGACGGGCGTTATGCTTATCTGATCACCGCACAGGACAACAGTAGCAGCAGCGGCATGAAGCTGACCGAGCTGCAGAACTTCATGACCTCTATTGGTGTATGGAAAGGGCTTGATCTTGATGGAGGCGGATCGACGACGATGGTAACCCGACCTCTGGGTGAGACGGAAGCGGATTTGACCTTCACTACATCCAACGGCGGTACCGTACAGCGCCAGGTTGTCAATGGAGTGGGCGTGTATACAACCGCGCCGCAGGGACAGGTCAAGGGCTTGACGGTGAATGGTACAGATACCCTTGTTATGGGGCAAGAAGCGAAGTACTCTCTCAAAGGCTATGATACTTACTATAACCCGATCGATACCTCAACGCTTCAGCCGACTTGGAAGTCGAGCAACGGCAATGTTGTATGGACAGGCTCTGCCTTCAAGGCCGTAAAGCCTGGGACTGCGCAAATTACAGCGGTTAGCGGCCAGGCCACAGCTACGAAGAAGGTCACTGTACTGGGCGCGGATAGCATAAGTACGTTAAGCCTGGGGGCGCAAACTGGCAGTTTGAAGCAGGGATCGACGGTCACCATTACGCCTTCCGTGAAGCTAAAGGATGGGCGAACGGTGAATATTTCGGCTAGTGCTTTGAAATGGGAGTTCATTGGGATTAAAGGCAGTGTGCAGAATGGCGTCCTCACCGTTCAGTCTGTAAATTCCGGAGTGAAGACGGGTTATGCGATTGCCCGGTATGACGGATTCAGTGCACCGATCATGTTCACGGCCGCAGGCGAACAGTCTTGGGAAGATTTTGAGAATGTAAACTATGGCATTACCTTTACACCAAGTCCAGCCGAGGTGACGGGTAAGGTACAGTTGACGACAGACAACGCGGCGCATAAGAAAGTTCTCAAAATCGACTATGATCTAACTGCAGGAACCGGCAACAAATATGCCTATGCGCAATTGAACGGTACGACCGGCCGGAGCATCCCGGCAGGAGCTACGGCCATGTCGATTGATGTGAAAGGGGATCAAAGTCTAAATTGGGCCCGGGCAGAGTTTGAAGTGAACGGAAAGACCGTCTATGTGGACCTGGCGAGACCGATCAATTTCAGCGGCTGGAAGACGGTAGATATCGACTTGTCCTCTTACGGCATCACGACCGGGGCCAAGCTGAAGCGGCTGTATATCGTGAATGTTGACGAAGGCCGGGATGAGCGCTCTATGACAGGAAGTGTGGCCTTTGACAATATCCGGTTTACCGTGCCATCTGGCGGTGGATTAAGCCTCCCAAGCGCGAATGTACAGATGGTGGTTGGGCAGAAATCCGTGACGGTTAATGGTCAAAAGCGGGCGGTTGAGGTAGCACCAGTTGTACGCAATGAAACGACCTATGTGCCGATCCGGTACGTGCTTGATTATTTTGGCGGACAGACGGGTTGGTCGGCTGCAGATCAGCGAATCATGGCTTTACGCGGCAGTGTGCTGCTGGAGCTGACTGTAGGAAGCAAGGATTATGTATATAATGGAAAGCGCAAGACGGCAGAAGTTACCCCTCTTATTTTACAAAATAGGACTCTAGTCCCATTACGTTTGGTCTCCGAACAGCTCGGAATCTCCGTAAAATGGGAACAGAAAACGAAGGCGATTACGCTGCAATCATGA
- a CDS encoding DEAD/DEAH box helicase has protein sequence MRVALYVYRQSQRWHAAVSLDLRVDLMWWTGRTSTAQAGGKQNTLNRHDNQNNQNNQADALLLLSVELPLGQAVLFRDAFRSKPEMNQWDEEAWQHWLDKELMKTGAHDQTRGTKRVEQQNGRKSLSNLGDVLPASLLNPTRRREWGFVGKRLPYPYAASRARAGRGRIVITGSVPHDFTGVEISGPSLSPVRLIRMPEGLTSAGMRLLHAAPAGEACAPAGFPAATEIEQLAAVLAGRSLLTSELDQLLRERLPQLAPVWRSAVQAAHLCGRLRLTAAVGPAAERRAGLLRGRPAAPRCRRCGSAVVRTAPCASCGSMHCACCEACLALGRSRACALLVQGSALNAAAAQGHAAAPGPTGGLDRWGLSPAQREAAGAALQFLAAPASTAAGRRFLLWAVTGAGKTEMIFPLLRYVLDRGGTALVATPRRDVVIELAPRLAKAFPGERQAVLYGGSEQRWEAADLVVATTHQLLRFCEAFDLVIIDELDAFPYHNDPMLAFAAEACCKPSGRFIYLSATPPSALQRESARGKLPHAKVPARFHGHPLPVPARLSGTSVGDCLSKGRLPQRLLRELRQSVQRGAQVFVFVSRIRHIHPLVLLLRRQLSGVPVEGTSSEDDGRSTKVLAFRAGDIRVLVTTTILERGVTVPRSDVYILDAHSDLFDEASLVQMAGRAGRSKEDPAGRVIFFSADWTRSQRGAIRQIRRMNALARKKGFLLSKPERTRKGEAK, from the coding sequence ATGCGAGTTGCTTTATATGTATACAGACAAAGCCAGCGGTGGCATGCTGCGGTAAGCCTTGATCTTCGAGTTGATCTCATGTGGTGGACTGGGAGAACTAGCACAGCTCAGGCAGGCGGAAAGCAGAACACGCTGAACAGGCATGACAACCAGAACAACCAGAACAACCAGGCAGATGCACTACTTCTGCTTTCCGTGGAGCTGCCGTTAGGACAGGCAGTATTGTTCCGAGACGCGTTTCGATCAAAGCCTGAGATGAACCAGTGGGACGAAGAAGCATGGCAACACTGGCTGGATAAGGAGCTGATGAAGACAGGGGCACACGATCAGACAAGAGGAACCAAGCGAGTAGAGCAACAAAACGGAAGAAAAAGCCTGAGTAATTTGGGAGATGTCTTGCCTGCAAGCCTATTGAACCCAACAAGGAGGAGGGAATGGGGCTTCGTGGGGAAAAGATTGCCTTATCCTTATGCTGCTAGCAGGGCAAGGGCAGGGAGAGGGAGAATTGTAATTACTGGAAGTGTGCCGCATGACTTTACTGGTGTAGAAATCAGCGGTCCCTCTCTTTCACCTGTCCGGCTAATTCGCATGCCGGAGGGGTTAACTTCTGCCGGGATGCGTCTGCTGCATGCTGCTCCGGCGGGAGAAGCATGCGCACCGGCTGGATTTCCCGCTGCGACTGAGATAGAGCAGCTCGCGGCAGTGCTGGCAGGACGCTCCTTGCTCACGTCCGAGCTTGACCAGCTGCTGCGCGAGCGTCTGCCGCAGCTGGCCCCGGTGTGGCGCAGCGCGGTTCAAGCTGCGCATCTGTGCGGCCGCCTCCGGTTGACGGCGGCCGTTGGTCCTGCCGCGGAGCGGCGCGCGGGGCTGCTGCGCGGCCGGCCCGCGGCTCCCCGCTGCCGGCGCTGCGGCAGCGCTGTGGTCCGCACGGCGCCTTGCGCCTCGTGCGGGAGCATGCACTGCGCCTGCTGCGAGGCCTGCCTCGCGCTCGGGCGCAGCCGGGCTTGCGCGCTGCTGGTGCAGGGCAGCGCGCTGAATGCGGCGGCGGCACAGGGGCATGCCGCCGCTCCGGGCCCCACCGGAGGGCTGGACCGGTGGGGGTTAAGCCCGGCGCAGCGCGAAGCGGCGGGGGCTGCCCTGCAGTTCCTGGCAGCCCCGGCCAGCACTGCTGCAGGGCGGCGCTTCCTGCTCTGGGCCGTCACCGGCGCAGGCAAGACAGAGATGATCTTCCCGCTGCTGCGCTATGTGCTGGATCGAGGAGGGACGGCGCTTGTCGCAACGCCGCGACGGGACGTGGTGATTGAGCTTGCCCCACGGCTCGCGAAGGCCTTTCCGGGCGAGAGGCAGGCTGTTCTCTACGGAGGCAGCGAGCAGCGCTGGGAGGCGGCCGACCTTGTTGTGGCCACCACACATCAGCTGCTGCGGTTCTGCGAAGCGTTCGATCTGGTGATCATCGATGAACTCGATGCGTTTCCTTACCATAATGACCCTATGCTTGCCTTTGCCGCAGAGGCCTGCTGCAAGCCAAGCGGCCGCTTTATCTATCTGTCCGCCACGCCTCCTTCGGCTCTGCAGCGGGAGAGTGCAAGGGGGAAGCTGCCGCATGCCAAGGTGCCTGCACGCTTTCATGGTCATCCGCTCCCGGTGCCTGCGCGCTTGTCTGGTACTTCCGTTGGGGATTGTCTCAGCAAGGGCAGGCTGCCGCAGAGGCTGCTGCGGGAGCTGAGACAGTCTGTTCAGCGCGGGGCGCAGGTGTTTGTGTTTGTCTCGCGCATTCGTCATATCCATCCGCTGGTCCTGCTGCTGCGCAGACAATTATCCGGCGTTCCTGTGGAAGGGACGTCTTCCGAAGATGACGGGCGATCCACGAAGGTTCTCGCCTTCCGCGCCGGAGATATTCGGGTCCTGGTGACGACCACTATTCTGGAGCGCGGAGTTACTGTTCCGCGCAGCGACGTGTATATTCTTGATGCGCACAGCGATTTGTTCGACGAAGCCTCACTGGTGCAGATGGCCGGTCGTGCGGGGCGATCGAAGGAGGATCCGGCCGGGCGGGTGATCTTCTTCTCTGCCGACTGGACTCGTTCTCAGCGCGGGGCAATCCGGCAGATTCGGCGGATGAACGCTCTGGCCCGCAAGAAGGGGTTTCTGCTGTCCAAGCCGGAGCGAACTAGAAAGGGGGAAGCCAAGTGA
- a CDS encoding ComF family protein, with translation MIGGGWISKLNGLLAPPGITCLACGKRSRAVHRRYPELCEACYHAIPWIREPRCKVCGRATGCPDCSRPSAAQHRAFTLSRSAVMYSPVMREWLAQYKYRGRESLAPLLARMTGEAYGLLAEEMYTWGGQGRRRSSWSADAVTFVPVSPSRLLERGFNQAEAMAAEVALRAKAPLCALLERTRDTEKQSMKSRGERLLNMKAAFRASADAEGMMRALLVQSRYLSRQRDPLSVPSMPAPLRIVLVDDIYTTGSTASACSAVLQQLGEKACCSIEVYSITWARS, from the coding sequence GTGATAGGCGGTGGCTGGATCTCTAAGCTGAACGGGTTGCTTGCACCTCCGGGGATCACTTGTCTTGCCTGCGGGAAGCGATCACGTGCTGTCCATCGGCGTTACCCCGAGCTATGCGAAGCTTGCTACCACGCCATCCCTTGGATCAGAGAGCCGAGATGCAAGGTGTGCGGCCGGGCTACAGGCTGCCCGGATTGCAGCCGGCCGAGCGCAGCGCAGCATAGGGCCTTTACGCTCAGCCGCAGTGCTGTCATGTATTCCCCGGTCATGCGCGAATGGCTGGCCCAGTATAAGTATCGTGGCCGGGAGTCCTTGGCGCCGCTCTTAGCCCGGATGACAGGTGAGGCTTATGGTCTGCTGGCTGAGGAAATGTATACCTGGGGTGGACAGGGCAGGCGGAGAAGCAGTTGGAGTGCAGACGCAGTAACCTTCGTGCCCGTCAGCCCTTCACGCCTTCTGGAACGGGGCTTTAATCAAGCAGAGGCTATGGCGGCTGAGGTAGCCCTTCGGGCCAAAGCCCCGCTGTGTGCTTTGCTGGAACGCACGCGGGATACGGAGAAGCAGAGCATGAAAAGCCGGGGAGAACGGCTGTTAAATATGAAGGCTGCCTTTCGAGCAAGCGCAGATGCGGAGGGAATGATGAGGGCTTTACTCGTTCAGAGCAGGTATTTGTCCCGCCAGCGTGACCCCCTATCCGTTCCATCTATGCCTGCTCCTTTGCGAATCGTTTTGGTTGACGATATCTATACGACGGGCAGTACAGCCAGTGCCTGTTCGGCTGTATTACAGCAGCTGGGCGAGAAGGCCTGCTGTTCCATTGAAGTATATAGTATAACCTGGGCTCGATCTTAG